Within the Girardinichthys multiradiatus isolate DD_20200921_A chromosome 12, DD_fGirMul_XY1, whole genome shotgun sequence genome, the region TCCTTCGCAGCTGGGCGAGATGATGAGGTTTATTTAAGAATATAGATGTAAAAAGCCCAGCTCTTCAgttttttcctcctcctcctcctcctataCGACGAAGACGGGAGTGTAAAGGAGCAAGGGGAAGAAAGGAGAAAGGAATTTATCTCCGCAGCACTTTGGATCGCGTCTTTCCAGcgaaaaggttttgttttttttactcgcTCCTGCCTTCCTTTTGTGGCTATTTTTCATCTGCCTGCAATTTTTTTACGTTTGGACTCGGGTTTTCCTACAAGATTAGGGATTCCTGAATGGCTGACTGCAATTTACCTTGGAACTGGCCTCCCGATACTTGCATATCCTGATCGGGTGCCTCCTGATTTTTGAATGTATTGATCGTGTTTGCTCCCCTTCTTACCTCCCATATGAGATTGCGTGCTCCGATTTGACTTTGCACTGTCccgtcttttgagatttttttttttcttcctcctctACGCTCCATAAACATCGGCGATCATTTCGCTTTACAGCACTTTCCGGGGCCGAGATATGGCAATGGTAGTTAGCGTATGGCGAGATCCGCAGGAAGACGTGGCCGGAGGACCTCCGAGCGGCCCCAACCCAGCAGCGCAGCCGGCGAGGGAGCAGCAGCAGGCGGCTTCGGCGGCGCCGCACACTCCGCAGACCCCCAGTCAGCCCGGACCCCCGTCCACGCCGGGTACCGCCGGGGACAAGGGGAGCCAGAATTCCGGACAGAGCCAGCAGCATATTGAATGTGTGGTTTGCGGGGACAAATCGAGCGGCAAACACTATGGCCAGTTCACCTGCGAGGGATGCAAAAGTTTCTTCAAGAGGAGTGTACGCAGGAACTTAACGTACTCATGTCGTGCCAATAGGAACTGTCCAATTGACCAGCACCACCGAAACCAGTGCCAATACTGCCGGCTGAAGAAGTGCTTAAAAGTGGGGATGCGGCGGGAAGgtgaatatatatttaaagcCCCACTCATGATTACGCATCATAGTATAGCAGCAGTAGTGCAAGGGCTGCAATGTTGCATTAAGGTCACAGGCTTTATGGCTGGGCAAATAGCTAGCTACTACTGCAAActccatgttttattttatttatttatttattttataatttgttttttgcaggATGTTCGCATAACGGGCTTGTGTTTTAGTCTTTTGCGTGAGGGGGTAAAAGGCCAGTGCAGCCACAGCAGTTACATGCTTGTGAATGCAATTCGCCCGAACAAAGCGGCGGCTCTTCTTAACCTcccgttttatttatttaggatttTCTTTCAGTCTAAACTGCACCGTTTTCCTGCAAATCCATTTTACGTGGAGGTTCAGCGTAGAatagtgagtgtgtgagtgtaaTTGCGAGCATTCATGTCTGTctctgtgtgcgtgtgtgtgtgtgtgtgtgtgtgcgtgtgtgtgtgtgtgtgtgtgtgtgtgtgtgtgtatgtgtgtgtgtttggagtgtGTGTGAGGCTCATAGTCCCATTCCTAACAGTCCTTTAAGTAATCTTACTAATTTGTAATTGCACAACAGGATTTATAAGTGGAACGTGTGTGAATGTAAAAGTGACCACACAACAAAGCCACGTTACTGTGCTGACTAGACAGCTCAGACACACTGAATCACGTCGTTCAACTTGTTCATGCCTCATTGTTTTTGCTTGGTTTGCATTAGAGGCCATGTAACCTTCCTCTCTGTGTCAAGTGTTTGGTTTTTTCCAAATTGACGAGGACACCCCCTACGTTTAAGTTCCATGTTATTTGACGTGCACACCAGATTCCCAGTGTATTAATAATTTATATGAAACAATACACACGAGCTAAATTCCCTCCTTAATCCCAGCTGACCTTTTGACTCAAACAAAACGTGAAATTATGGTTGAATTTAATAACAATTGTCCATGATATTTTGAACCTGCTTGGCCACAATTAGCAATTATATAAACAAGCTATATTCAAcacttataaataaatataacgtTGACTATTAATCCTTAAAATATTCATTATGGCCATGTTGTTTTCAAGTAAAAACATGGATGTTTTGTGTGTATGAGTAAATGTATTTTCACAAGCACAGAAGCCAGCTGTACAGTCTGTATCCTTAAATTACGAATTCGGGGTGAAGATTGAGTGATAGAGCACATCTGTTTCCATGAGATATCTGTGTCGTTGACGGGATATCTTGcgttaaaatctgtttttaaaagcgtgttgttttgtaatttttattgcatgctattttaatgaaaataagcACTACTCGTGGACAATGTTTATCAGTCCTGGATGCacatttcctctttttctctttctttttgtcagCGGTTCAGCGAGGAAGAATGCCTCCAACCCAGCCCAACCCAGGCCAGTACGCGCTGACGAACGGGGACCCCCTGAACGGCCACTGCTACCTGTCAGGATACATCTCTTTACTGCTGCGGGCTGAGCCTTACCCGACCTCCCGGTACGGGAGCCAGTGCATGCAGCCCAACAACATCATGGGCATCGAGAACATCTGTGAGTTGGCGGCTCGCTTGCTCTTCAGCGCCGTGGAGTGGGCGAGGAACATCCCCTTCTTCCCCGACCTGCAGATCACCGACCAGGTGTCCCTTCTCAGGCTGACGTGGAGCGAGTTGTTTGTGCTTAATGCGGCCCAGTGCTCTATGCCTCTGCATGTGGCCCCTCTGCTCGCCGCGGCGGGCCTGCACGCCTCGCCGATGTCCGCGGACCGCGTCGTGGCTTTCATGGACCACATCCGGATCTTCCAGGAGCAAGTGGAGAAGCTCAAGACCCTGCACGTAGACTCGGCAGAGTACAGCTGCCTCAAGGCCATCGTGCTTTTCACATCAGGTGGGTTGTCCACAGCATTGtctcacacacgcacacacgtaAACACAGATGGACGTGTTTATAATGAAACGAGGCCTGGTTCTGGTAGTCACAAGCATGCAGAGGCTAAGTTGCATCAGGAACATGGCTGTCAGGCAGTAGTTTGGTGCTAGAGATGTTTGTGCGGCCGATGAAAGAGCCATTTTGTCAACAGCTTGCTTGATATCCACTGACATGCATTCCCATGTCAGCTGTAGCCGCAGCATAAGACTTGTAAACAAACCCAGACTGAGTAAGTGTATCAAGTTTTTAAATTAACACCCCCTTTTAATCTGAGATTATGTGCAATCGCATGATAATTCATCTATAATTTTTGGCGGGGTTTAAACAATCCCCCCATCCCCACCCCACCCTCCAAACATGTCTGAACCGAAGCCGAGGCTGCCGGGGTTCATACACACATTTTGGAACAGGTGTCAAATAATTGAGCGTAAAGATGAAATAGTCTCTGTCGGTGGGTGATTTATGACAGCTGATGCGT harbors:
- the nr2f1a gene encoding nuclear receptor subfamily 2 group F member 1-A isoform X1; the encoded protein is MAMVVSVWRDPQEDVAGGPPSGPNPAAQPAREQQQAASAAPHTPQTPSQPGPPSTPGTAGDKGSQNSGQSQQHIECVVCGDKSSGKHYGQFTCEGCKSFFKRSVRRNLTYSCRANRNCPIDQHHRNQCQYCRLKKCLKVGMRREAVQRGRMPPTQPNPGQYALTNGDPLNGHCYLSGYISLLLRAEPYPTSRYGSQCMQPNNIMGIENICELAARLLFSAVEWARNIPFFPDLQITDQVSLLRLTWSELFVLNAAQCSMPLHVAPLLAAAGLHASPMSADRVVAFMDHIRIFQEQVEKLKTLHVDSAEYSCLKAIVLFTSDACGLSDAAHIESLQEKSQCALEEYVRSQYPNQPSRFGKLLLRLPSLRTVSSSVIEQLFFVRLVGKTPIETLIRDMLLSGSSFNWPYMSIQ
- the nr2f1a gene encoding nuclear receptor subfamily 2 group F member 1-A isoform X2; this encodes MAMVVSVWRDPQEDVAGGPPSGPNPAAQPAREQQQAASAAPHTPQTPSQPGPPSTPGTAGDKGSQNSGQSQQHIECVVCGDKSSGKHYGQFTCEGCKSFFKRSVRRNLTYSCRANRNCPIDQHHRNQCQYCRLKKCLKVGMRREVQRGRMPPTQPNPGQYALTNGDPLNGHCYLSGYISLLLRAEPYPTSRYGSQCMQPNNIMGIENICELAARLLFSAVEWARNIPFFPDLQITDQVSLLRLTWSELFVLNAAQCSMPLHVAPLLAAAGLHASPMSADRVVAFMDHIRIFQEQVEKLKTLHVDSAEYSCLKAIVLFTSDACGLSDAAHIESLQEKSQCALEEYVRSQYPNQPSRFGKLLLRLPSLRTVSSSVIEQLFFVRLVGKTPIETLIRDMLLSGSSFNWPYMSIQ